One window of the Bacteroidia bacterium genome contains the following:
- a CDS encoding PKD domain-containing protein has product MKKIFFTPLSIALLISGTTFSQGIRTTGKTISLNDNWLQVKKTSGNFYDIQKAFYSDPDNAKLRKDAKEEDEEKDNAGWELFKRWEYFAAPRVYPSGDLSQLSKTHANYQSYLSAQKLKPISTLSTLSTNTWSYLGPNSEPAGGGVGRVNCVTIDPTNPSNLWVGAPDGGIWNSTNGGTSWTTNTDAFTELGISDIAIDATNTQIMFAATGDKDGYYSGSAHTTSYGILKSTNGGTTWTSVYSLTISNGDIVSRILIDPSNDQNIYAAGNFGIIKSTNGGTSWSSIYSGGDVIFSMEFKPGTSSTLYATGTSFHMSTNSGTTWTTVTSGLPNSGSLIRMSLAVTPANPAYVYVAAADGGNYSLYGVYQSTNSGTSFTAKHTESQSPYLLGFNQDGSDAGAGQGFYTLSIAASPTNANEIIVGGVNVWKSTNGGTSWGANCIAYWAASNPSSGYVHADIHNITYLNGTTVFIGCDGGIFTTTNDGSTWNDLSNNLQIGQMYGLGMSTTNANKTLSGWQDNGTNLMTSTSNWGESLYGDGMKCFIDYSNDNTMYGEQYQGNFNVTTNGGASWNSIGPPASESTAWATPWKQDPNVTNTIYGGMTNLYKSTNQGGSWNQIGTQPDGSNYINEFAIAPSNSNVIYVVKNTGVYKTTNGGGSWATINSGLPTGSAAASYVAICPTNANIAYVTFSGYSSGNKIFVTTNGGASWTNYSTGLPNLPANCITYQKNGKGTVYAGMDVGVYYRDSTLGSWQPYNTGLANAIVTQMEIYYGTGMLRAATFGRGMWQIPIVSYAVTVPTASYTATSSPVCKGSSITYTSTSSGGPTSYSWIFQSGTPGTSSTASQVVTYNTAGTYTVSLTATNSNGSN; this is encoded by the coding sequence ATGAAAAAAATATTTTTTACTCCTCTCTCAATCGCCTTGTTAATAAGCGGAACAACGTTTTCGCAAGGGATAAGGACGACCGGAAAAACAATTAGTCTTAATGATAATTGGTTGCAGGTAAAAAAAACGTCAGGAAATTTTTATGACATTCAAAAAGCATTTTACAGTGATCCTGATAATGCAAAGCTTCGCAAGGACGCAAAAGAAGAAGATGAAGAAAAAGACAATGCGGGTTGGGAATTATTTAAAAGGTGGGAATATTTTGCTGCGCCAAGGGTTTATCCTTCTGGAGATTTGTCTCAATTATCAAAAACGCACGCTAATTACCAATCTTATTTAAGTGCACAAAAATTAAAACCAATTTCTACTTTATCAACTTTATCTACAAATACATGGTCGTATTTAGGTCCTAATTCCGAACCGGCGGGCGGTGGCGTGGGTCGTGTAAATTGCGTAACCATTGACCCGACAAATCCGAGTAATTTATGGGTAGGTGCGCCAGATGGTGGAATTTGGAATTCAACAAATGGCGGTACTTCTTGGACAACAAATACCGATGCATTTACTGAGTTGGGGATTTCCGACATTGCTATTGATGCCACTAATACGCAAATTATGTTTGCTGCAACAGGAGACAAAGATGGTTACTATAGCGGATCTGCGCACACTACATCTTATGGTATTTTAAAATCAACAAATGGCGGTACAACTTGGACAAGTGTTTATTCCTTAACAATAAGTAATGGAGATATTGTATCTAGAATATTAATTGATCCGAGCAACGATCAAAATATTTATGCTGCTGGTAATTTTGGAATTATCAAATCCACCAACGGAGGAACTTCTTGGAGCTCCATTTACAGCGGAGGTGATGTTATTTTCTCGATGGAATTTAAACCGGGTACTTCTTCTACTTTATATGCAACCGGAACAAGTTTTCACATGAGTACCAATAGTGGTACAACTTGGACTACGGTAACATCTGGTTTACCAAACTCAGGTAGCTTAATTCGGATGTCTTTAGCAGTTACACCTGCAAATCCAGCTTATGTTTATGTAGCAGCAGCGGACGGAGGTAATTATTCCTTATATGGAGTATATCAATCTACAAACAGTGGTACTTCTTTTACAGCAAAGCACACCGAATCACAAAGCCCTTATTTATTAGGGTTCAATCAAGATGGAAGTGATGCAGGTGCGGGACAAGGCTTTTACACGTTGTCTATTGCAGCCAGTCCAACCAATGCCAATGAGATTATTGTTGGCGGTGTTAATGTGTGGAAATCTACCAATGGAGGCACATCATGGGGTGCAAATTGTATCGCTTATTGGGCGGCTTCTAACCCCTCAAGTGGATATGTTCACGCCGATATTCATAATATTACATACCTCAATGGAACAACTGTTTTTATAGGTTGTGATGGAGGAATTTTTACGACAACAAATGATGGTTCCACTTGGAACGATTTAAGCAATAATTTGCAAATCGGACAAATGTATGGATTAGGGATGTCCACTACCAATGCGAATAAGACTCTTTCTGGATGGCAAGACAATGGAACAAATTTAATGACATCTACTAGTAATTGGGGCGAATCTCTTTATGGAGACGGGATGAAATGCTTTATAGATTACAGTAATGACAATACTATGTATGGAGAACAATATCAAGGAAATTTCAATGTAACTACTAACGGAGGTGCTTCTTGGAATTCAATCGGTCCTCCTGCCTCTGAAAGTACAGCATGGGCTACCCCTTGGAAACAAGATCCAAACGTGACTAATACTATTTATGGAGGGATGACAAATTTGTATAAATCCACCAATCAGGGCGGCAGTTGGAATCAAATAGGAACTCAACCTGATGGATCTAATTATATAAACGAGTTTGCTATTGCTCCTTCAAATTCCAACGTTATTTATGTAGTGAAAAACACGGGTGTTTATAAAACAACAAATGGAGGTGGTTCTTGGGCAACCATTAACTCCGGATTGCCAACAGGCAGTGCAGCTGCGAGTTATGTAGCAATTTGTCCCACTAATGCAAACATTGCGTATGTTACGTTTTCTGGATATTCTTCTGGAAATAAAATTTTTGTAACAACAAATGGAGGTGCGTCTTGGACGAATTATTCTACTGGATTGCCTAACTTACCAGCCAATTGCATCACCTATCAGAAAAACGGCAAAGGAACAGTTTATGCAGGAATGGATGTAGGTGTTTATTATAGAGATAGCACATTGGGGTCTTGGCAACCTTATAATACGGGTTTGGCTAATGCGATTGTAACACAAATGGAAATCTACTATGGGACAGGAATGCTTAGAGCTGCGACTTTTGGACGCGGAATGTGGCAAATTCCTATTGTGAGTTATGCTGTTACAGTACCAACTGCTTCTTACACTGCAACAAGTTCTCCTGTATGTAAGGGATCTTCAATTACCTATACAAGCACATCCTCTGGCGGACCAACGAGCTATAGTTGGATATTCCAAAGCGGAACTCCTGGTACATCAAGCACTGCAAGTCAAGTTGTAACTTATAATACGGCAGGAACTTATACCGTTAGTTTAACAGCTACTAATTCGAATGGATCGAACA